GCACAGTCGCCATCAGAGAACGAATATTTTGCTCTGTACGCCCCATGGCAAAGCTTTCTAAAGCCCCGCTAACAGCAAAGATCAGAATCAGCATTCCGCCATCGACGATTAAATAATAATCCTGTTGCCATAAACCTAAGATCGCTGCCCCTAAAGCTGCCACAATCATTAGTAGATCTACATCTAACTCTCTTTCTTGAAATAAAGTCGTCAATCCTTCTTTAGTGCTTTCATAACCGCCAATAACGTAAGCAGCAGGAAAAATGAACAGAGCAATACTAATCAAATCCCGATGAAGGCACAACCAACCGAGGAAAATGAGAATCGCACAGGCAGCAGCAGCTAAAGCATCTGGATGCTTTTGTAGAATTCCTTTGAATGAATATTTTGTTAAATATCTTTGAGCCATTAACTCGCACAATACTAATTACTTCAATTAAGATAAACCTTGACACTAATGTTAAGGTCAAGTGTATAGAGCAAAATTTTCATGTCTACTAAATACCTAACTATCAAAAAGCTGACGGAAAAAGTGGGAGGGGAGATAACGCCTCGCATGGTGCGTCATTATCATCAAATTGGCTTACTACCCGAAGCAATTAGATCGCCGAGCAATTACCGTCTCTATACCCAAAACCATGTTCAATATCTGCAACGGATTGTGGCACTCAAACAACAGGGATTTCAGCTAGAGCATATCCGCAAGCTACTAGAAAATGAACCAGATCGAGCAGCTACAGTTACGCTAATTGACCAACTACAGCAGCATTATCATGCGGTAATTCAACAAATAACTAGACTGCGACAAACCGCGTCTGCTTTAGAAAGAGTGTTAGGAGGCGATCGCGCCTGTCAAACTGTTCGAGCCGAGGCGATCGCCAAAATAAAGCTATTAAATGCCGATCAGATTAAATCATTTGAAGGTGACTTTGACCAAATGGATACTCTATGGAAAGCTCTTGATGCTTCGACACTGGCTCATCCAGAAAGATTTCCCGAATCCTTGGAAAATCTTTTACCAGATTTATCAGGGCGATCGGAAATTGAAGTCGATTTAATTTCTCAACTGGTGCTAGCCTGTGGAGATGTGAGCCTAGTGCATTTTCTGAGAGTAAGTAAGCAGGCAATCGCTGCTGCTCGTGAAGGATTAAAATCTGGCTGTCAGATTGTTACAGATGTTCGGGCAATTACGGCTGTTTTAGATCGTCCTCGGCTTGCCCATCTCGGATGTCATGTCGATACCTTGATTGATAATCCGCATATTATTAGTGTTGCCGAGGCGGAGCAAGAATTTTGGCAGAGTAAATCCTGGCAAGAAAAATTACTTCAGTTAAAACCTGGCTGTATTATAGTCGTCGGCTATGCTCCTTCTGTATTAGTAAGTATCTGTCAAGCAGTAAAAAATAGACAAATAAAGCCAGCTTTGGTCATTGGGATGCCCATTGGCTTTAGTCATGCTCCTGCTGCAAAGCGTTTGCTAATCGATTCTGGCGTGCCTTTTATTACTATTTCAGGAACTTTTGGCGGTGGTTTATTAGCAGGGACTACATTAAATGCGATCGCTCAATCGACAATCGAAAAGCCTAATTGTCACTGTTACCTCAAACAATAGATTTGAGAAAATTGGCGAAACTAATGATGTATAAATGACTTGAAAGAAGGTCTTATTTCAAGTCTGAACTCTCTAGTAAACTAGAGAGTCAAGATTGTATAATCGAATTTTTGACGTTGTACCTTTGCACTTCAGCAAGTAAGCACAACGTCTTATATTTATGCTGCTGCCATCTGACGACAAGATTCTGCACAACGACGACAGGACTCTGCACAGCGTTTACAGTGGTCACTACCATGACTTCCGCACTCTTCAGCACAGCGATCGCAAGCTTCAGCACATACGCCACACATTTGAGCGTGAATACCCGATTTACGCATCATCAAACGAGCGCAAAGACTGCAAGTATCAGAACAGTCACGGCATAATTCAATACACTTGGACATCATTTGCACCATATCGCTGTTGAGACAGGCAGTAGCGCAGTTCTCGCAGTCTTTTAGACAATCCAGACAAGCCTGAATACAAGATTCTAAATTGGATGATTGAGTTTGAGTAGCTGTCATAATTTTGCTTTCCTAATAATTAATCAAAACGAGTTTATTCGCCTTCAAGTTATAAATTACAAATAAACAAACCATCATTTCATCTAACCAAGGGAACAGTCTTGATTCATTGCTATTGACCTACTTAAATTTCATGCTGATTTAATATTTCTTTGTTAATAAAGCAGTAGCAGTTAGCATAAAAAAGCATTCTTTAATTAAAATCAAAAATATAAAAATCAATATTTCAATAGAAAAATAAGCTCTAATCTTTATAATGATTTGAGGAGAGAAATAGCGATCGCTTTCGGCAAATGGTAGATTCAAGATTAGTGTTGGCTGTAGCTCAGGAGATCGTCAAACCAAGAACCATTTGATAAAATAAATCAAACCGAATATTTAAATAACATCTTGATGAATATGCCCGATCTAAAATATATATCCGATGAAAAAGGCGATGCCTAACGGCTAGCTTCGCAATCGGATTGCTGTAATTGTTCCAATTGAATTATGGGAAGAGTTAACAAGTGAGAATGATGCCGATGCAACGAAAGAGTTATTAAGTATTGCAGGTTTTGAGTCTGCTTTCAAAAAAGCAAATCGGCAAGTTAAAGAAGGAAAAACTAAAGATTTGCGTATGATTAGAGACGATGTATAAAGTTTGGTTATCTTGCTTAAGCTGAAAAAGTTTTTGCTAAAAGCGATAAAACTCTAGCTAAAAAATTAGCAAGATGCTTCAAAAACCTATAAAATAGTTCTCGTTCTCATTCCAACATCAAGCCATTAAAAGGTTCTTATTCTGGCTATTATCGCGCTTTGAGTGGGAGATTACCGAGTTGTTTATTCTATAGAAGATGAATTAGTTATAGTCAATGTAATTTTTATTGCTCATCGTCGTAAAATTTATGAATAATGCTAGATATTTTCTATTTTCAATGATTATTGCCAATTAATTGCGATCGCTCAGTGGGGTAGTATTGAAGTCGAGAGCCAATTCAATAGAGGCAGTATTTTTCCCGTTCGTCTACTACTATATAATTAACCATCGGTCATTATTTTTAGCCAATAAATCAACTTTCATCAGCTTCTGTTTTAATTACTCCTCGATACATATTCATCCCGCAGGTAAAGATATATTCACCTAGTTTTTTTGGTACGATTTCTATAGAATTAGTTTGATTGAGAGTCAAATCCAATGCTTTATTGAAGTCGGGTAATAATACCTGTTCTAGACAGCTACTAGGATCTTGACGATAAAAGTTTAATCTAACAGGTTCGCCAGCAGTTACTTCGATTCTGTCGAGTGTATAACCATCGTCTACCATAATATTAACCTCTTGAATCCCTTGTTTAGTTTGAGCTTTCTGGGATTTAGTTTTATTAAACATGAACCACCAAAGTTCTGCACCTATTAAGCCCAAACCACCTACAGCAACCGCTAGCTTTAAATCTATAGGCTATTCTATCTTCTGAAACTGGCTAATTTCCCTAGCCGAAGCAGGCATTGATTTTTATCTCTCTATTATTTTGGGGTCTTGCACACTTTTGGTGAACTCAAGAACTAGCGATCGCTAGCCTACTAGACAGGACACAAAAATCTTTTCTTGAGTAGTTCGTGACTGGCACGTCCATACATTTGCCTTTTTAACATCTTGAGTCGATTAACTTGTCCTTCTACTTGCCCATTGCTCCATTGATAAGTCACTCCATTTGTGACTGCATCTAAATCATCTTTTAGTTTGTTCGCAAAACCACTAATGGCTCTTATCTTACTTTCCTCGGCGTTTTTCAACCATTCTGCTAATTTATTTTGTTTCTTGGTGCGCGTTCCCTTGCGCCTGTCGGCGACGCGGGGTCGCACCGCTTTTCGACGAACTAAATCGGCAAAATCCATTGCTAAAGAAATTCCCGTATTAAGATCTGGATGTTGTTTTTTCAATAATTCAATGGCTTCCGTTTCGGCTTTGTTTTGGTTGAGCTACAACTTTTTGATCTTCAATAATCGGACAATTATTGGTCTCATCTTCCACATTCTTCAGTAATGTTCGGTGTTGATTCAACACTACTTCTAACATTTGAGCTAAATTTTGTAGTAAGTGGAAGCGGTCTGCTATTTGAATGGCTTCTGGACATCCTCTTGACGCTCCTTCTTTATAAGCTTTGGCTCTATCTCTGGAGATGATTTCAACCCCAGGATGCTCTTGTAGCCATTCGGCTAAAGTTGTAGCTGTGCGGTCAGATAACAAGTCTATTGGCTGACGAGTTTCCAAATCTACCAAAATAGTACCGTAGGTGTGGCGTTTACGATAAGCCCAGTCATCAACTCCTAAGACTTTTGGGACAGGGTGAGATGGTAATGGCATTTTCATTACTAACCTGAGTAGGGTTTGACGGCTAATTTTTACTCCTAAGTGTTGAGTCAAACGTGACCCTGGTAATCCTCCCTGTGCTAAACCTACTTTAATAAGTTGAATATTCAATCGCTCTGTTCGTCTCGCCCAAGGTGCTGCTATTTTGGGTAATCTCTGTGTGAAAATTCGACGCTCACAATTTGAGTTTGAACAAAATAATTTTCGGGTTGAAAGCTTCAAACAGACTTGATAGTTCCCCCAAGATACATCTAATAGCGATCGCTGATAATTACTATGAACAATATCGCTTGTTGAATTACAAATTGGACAAACTGCTTGTATATTCTGGGTTTTGACTTGTATTGTTAGTTTGTTTTCTGTCTCACTGATTGACCAAGATGTTATCTTGAGGCAAAAAAATCAGGTAGTAAATGTTGTAGTAAACGAGAATTGTTTAAGGGCTGGTTTTCTGACATAAATATAGCATTACGCATATACGTTAGGACATTTTTTGAAAGCTGTATCAACACATTCTCTAACAGTCTCAAATTCTTTAACTCTCTGCTTCATCTTTCCTTCTTTAAATGCAGCAATCCAACTTACTCTCTCATTTCTTTTACCAGATTTGAGTGCCTAACATCTTTCTCCTTTGGGGCTATAACCATAGGGATAATCGTCTCGGTTATCGAATCCTGCTTCATCCACATAAACTAGGTTATTTGCCTGTTGATGTTTTAGTTGCTCTTGAAATTCTTTTCTTTTCTCTTCATCTGTTTCTTGATACCCGTAAGTTTGTCTTGGTCAGCGTACATGCGGGCAAGCCCTTTGTCTTGCGCCTGTCGGCGACGCGGGGTCTGACCGCTTTTTTTCTGGTTATGCCTAACTTTTTAATTCCATCACTAATATTTTGCTGGGTAAGATTCTCTCCCCACAAATCTGCCATTTGCTGTTGTGTCTTATCTTTATGTTGTTTAACAAACTGTTTGAATCTCTCTAAATCCTGAATTTTTCGCTCTTCTCTGGTAAGACGCTCGGCGACCGCTTTAAAGTCTCCTGTTTCTTGTTCTCTTTTCAGCCATAGGTCTAAGGTGTTACGGCTTATTTTCATCAATCGACAAATAGTTCTCTTCTTTTCACCTCTAGAACAGGCATCTACGGCTTTTTTTCTTAAATCGTAGCTATAGGGAGCAGGCATTATTTTTCGGTTTTGGCGAGCGCTTTTATTTTAGCTAATTTTGTCCTAACCTAGCCACGTATTGCTATATCGATGAGTCACAGCGGTGGACTGATTACTGTAGTGACTTAGCTGTTGGACTTCAAAAGCATTTAGCTGACAAGCTGTGTTTAGACTTAGGCATAGAATTAGTAAAGTTACCTTCCACTTTGGAAAATTGTTTTTCTCTAGTTTAAGAAGAGACAGTTCATCTCGAATGTGGTCTCAACACCATCGGCCAAGATGTTCAAGGAATCGCTTTTTCTCAACAAATTTGGGCGACAGTAACTCGTTTTTTGAGTAAAAAAGAGCGTCAGACCGAAATTAATCCTAATCTATCTCTAGATGGTTTACAGGTAGGCGTTATAAAAAATACGACTACTGAAGAATTTGTTCAAACTAACTGGTAAAGTAACTCTACTTTTTCATCCGCTCATGATGTCCATTACTCACGCAGCGATCGCACTCTCTAGAACTTCCTTAATCCTTGGCACTGCTAGCCCTTTATCTTTAGGTTTAGCTATCCTCGGCTCACAGCTTGCCGACGTCAACACCACTACTAGCACCATTGGCGAAATCTTCTATCCGATTAGCTCTTGGATCGAGGATCGTTTTCCTCATCGTTCCATTACTCATTCTTGGCTGGCTACGGCGGGTATTACTGCGGTAGGTCTAGCTGTTAACTATTTCTTTCTACATGGCAACATAAAAGCTGCGATCGCCTTACCTTTAGGTCGTCTTAAGTGCCTGTTTTAGCGATACCTTCACCAAGCAAAGAGTACAGCTATTTTATCCCGAACCTGTCTGGGCTATTAGCGTATCAAATCCAAGACGCAGACTAAAGATTGGTGGGGAGTCGCGAACTATGGGTTTTAGGTATGGCGATCGCTCTACCAACATTGGGAATCCATCTGGCTAACGGCGGGGGAATAAC
This DNA window, taken from Pleurocapsa sp. FMAR1, encodes the following:
- a CDS encoding ISL3 family transposase, whose translation is MTSWSISETENKLTIQVKTQNIQAVCPICNSTSDIVHSNYQRSLLDVSWGNYQVCLKLSTRKLFCSNSNCERRIFTQRLPKIAAPWARRTERLNIQLIKVGLAQGGLPGSRLTQHLGVKISRQTLLRLVMKMPLPSHPVPKVLGVDDWAYRKRHTYGTILVDLETRQPIDLLSDRTATTLAEWLQEHPGVEIISRDRAKAYKEGASRGCPEAIQIADRFHLLQNLAQMLEVVLNQHRTLLKNVEDETNNCPIIEDQKVVAQPKQSRNGSH
- a CDS encoding four-helix bundle copper-binding protein, which produces MTATQTQSSNLESCIQACLDCLKDCENCATACLNSDMVQMMSKCIELCRDCSDTCSLCARLMMRKSGIHAQMCGVCAEACDRCAEECGSHGSDHCKRCAESCRRCAESCRQMAAA
- a CDS encoding metal-dependent hydrolase, yielding MMSITHAAIALSRTSLILGTASPLSLGLAILGSQLADVNTTTSTIGEIFYPISSWIEDRFPHRSITHSWLATAGITAVGLAVNYFFLHGNIKAAIALPLGRLKCLF
- a CDS encoding transposase, with product MKKQHPDLNTGISLAMDFADLVRRKAVRPRVADRRKGTRTKKQNKLAEWLKNAEESKIRAISGFANKLKDDLDAVTNGVTYQWSNGQVEGQVNRLKMLKRQMYGRASHELLKKRFLCPV
- a CDS encoding cupredoxin domain-containing protein, which codes for MGLIGAELWWFMFNKTKSQKAQTKQGIQEVNIMVDDGYTLDRIEVTAGEPVRLNFYRQDPSSCLEQVLLPDFNKALDLTLNQTNSIEIVPKKLGEYIFTCGMNMYRGVIKTEADES
- a CDS encoding precorrin-8X methylmutase, with product MSTKYLTIKKLTEKVGGEITPRMVRHYHQIGLLPEAIRSPSNYRLYTQNHVQYLQRIVALKQQGFQLEHIRKLLENEPDRAATVTLIDQLQQHYHAVIQQITRLRQTASALERVLGGDRACQTVRAEAIAKIKLLNADQIKSFEGDFDQMDTLWKALDASTLAHPERFPESLENLLPDLSGRSEIEVDLISQLVLACGDVSLVHFLRVSKQAIAAAREGLKSGCQIVTDVRAITAVLDRPRLAHLGCHVDTLIDNPHIISVAEAEQEFWQSKSWQEKLLQLKPGCIIVVGYAPSVLVSICQAVKNRQIKPALVIGMPIGFSHAPAAKRLLIDSGVPFITISGTFGGGLLAGTTLNAIAQSTIEKPNCHCYLKQ